TTGTCTGAGTGGACACATCCCTCTCGAGATAGGTGACTTGAGGAGTTTGGAGAATCTTTATTTGTGGGGAAACAAACTTTCAGGGCCCATACCTTCCGAACTTGGGGGATTGACTTCTCTTACTGAACTTTTCCTATCAATTAACAATCTCAATGGCTCAATCCCTCCTTCTATAGCAAACTTGACACATTTATCAATTCTTGatcttttcaaaaatgaaatttccaGCATGATCCCTCAAGAAATAGGAAATTCGATATCTCTCAAGGAATTAGAACTGGCTAAAAATAATTTAGTCGGTCCAATCCCTACTTCTCTTGGAAATTTAGGGAACTTAACAAAATTTAGCATCTCACAAAGCAATCTTGTCGGTCACATTCCACGTGAGATAGGTGAACTGAGGAATTTGAAGGTTCTTTATTTGTGGGAAAACAGACTCTCCGGATCCATACCCTCAGAAATAGGGAACCTCGCTTTTCTTACTAGATTAGATTTAGCTGTAAATAATTTAGTGGGTCCTCTTCCATCATCTATCCAAAATTTGAGCAATCTAAATCTTTTACACATTTACTCAAATCATCTTTCGGGCCCAATTCCTGAAGAGATTGGAAAATTGGTGTCTCTTGGAACATTAGATTTGTCTAATAACAGTTTGTGTGGGTCAATCCCGTCATCAATTGGAAGCCTAACCAATTTAAGCATATTACGCCTCAGCTACAATGACTTTGCTTGTTCCTTGCCTCCTGAAGTTAATCAAATTACTCGTTTGAGTGCTTTTGATTTGTCTTACAATAAACTTGAAGGGCAATTGCCAGATGAAATATACCAAGGgaaattattgcaaaatttcaGTGTCATAAACAATCATTTCACAGGGCTCATTCCAAAAAGCTTGAGAAACTGTAGTTCATTTATAAGAGTGAGGCTTGACGGAAACCAACTTACAGGAAATATAACAGAAGCTTTTGGAATATATCCACAGCTGGAACTCATGGACTTGAGCCACAATTATTTGTATGGTGAGCTTTCATGGAAGTGGGAGAGTTGTCGTAATTTGACAAGCTTAACAATATCCAACAACAACATTTCTGGTGAGATACCTGCAGTATTTGGAAAGATGACTCGGTTACAGAAATTGGACCTGTCTTCAAATAATTTGAGTGGAGTGATTCCAAGGGAGTTGGCAAGCTTGCAGTTTTTGCTAGATCTCATCCTGAATAGTAATCGGATCACAGGTGATATTCCTAATGAAATAGGATTTTTATCCAAACTAGAGCATCTCAACCTAGCATCAAACAATTTCAGGGGATCAATTCCAGCGCAATTCGTTCAATGCACGAACTTGTTGAGCTTGAACTTGAGCAAAAATAAATTGGAGGGAACCATTCCTTCCGAGATAGGAAATGTGCGATTCCTAGAAGTTCTTGATTTGAGTCAGAATCAATTGACCGGAAGAATACCGCAAGAGCTAGGAAAGCTGAGAGTCCTCGAAACCATGAATGTCTCCCACAATAGCTTGTTGGGTTCAATTCCAGAGACTTTTGGTGATATGCTGGCATTAACTATTATTGATGTGTCCTACAATAACCTTGAGGGCCCTCTCCCAAATGTCAAAGCTTTTAATGAGGCTCCATTTGAGGCAATTCAGCACAATAAGAGACTCTGTGGGAATGTTGAGGCTTTACAAAAATGCGACTCTCCTATGAGCAAGAAAGGCAATGGAGATGGTGGACGTGGAACTACTGCTATCCCTGTGCTCACGTTCTTGGGATTTCTGCTTCTTGCTTCCATCGTGATCCTTCTCTTGATCTTTGTACGTCGTCCAAGAAAGAATATCAAGAGAGAAGACATTGGACGATTGAATGATTTAGATTTTTTgtgcattttgaattttgatggcaAAGCTTTCTACAAGCAAATCCTTGAGGCCACAGAAGAGTTTGACTCCAAGTTCTATGTGGGAGAAGGAGCATACGGCATTGTTTATAAAGCAGAAATATCGACGGGTCAAATTGTTGCTGTCAAGAAGATTTCTTCGTCCCCTGAAGAGGAGATCCTTGACTTTGTATCTTTTGAGAGGGAGATTCAAGCCTTATCAAATATTCGCCATCGCAACATCGTCAAACTTTATGGGTTTTGCTCTCACTTATAACATTCTTTTATGGTATATGAGTACATTGAAAGAGGAAGCTTGAGAGCAATTCTGAATGATGATGAGAAAGCATCAGAGTTTGCATGGGACAAAAGAGTAAACATGGTTCGAGGAGTGGCGAACGCATTGTCCTATATGCATCACGATTGTTTTCCTCGGTGGATACATCGAGACTTGACCAGTAACAATGTTCTGTTGGATGCTGATTATGAGGCTCGCATTTCAGATTTTGGTACGGCAAGACTATTGAGGCCAGACTCATTAAGCTGGACTGCAGTTGCTGGCTCTATCGGTTACATCGCTCCAGGTACTACTATCCTTTAGGATTTTTGTTTCAATAACATTTAGGATCAAGAAAGGCATTATAATTGATCTGGATAGTTGAAGGATACTAAGTATGTGTAATCGAAATAATATCTGCACGTAATATTTTACCTATACCAATCACATGAAGGGGAATTAATGTTGTTAACTTTAGCGTAGCTGATGAGGTTATGAACACGTTTTGAATTCTTCACTTGCAGAGCTGGCTTATTCTACAATTCCAACTGAAAAATCtgatgtgtatagctttggagtCATTGCATTAGAGACACTAATGGGAAAGCATCCAAGAGATATTGTCTCTTGGGAATGTTCATCATCGACCGAAATTGGGTCACCAGCATTATTGAAAGACGTGCTAGATCAGCGCCTCTCACCTTCTAGAGTTCGAATTCGAGATGCAGAAGACGTGGTCTCTATTGCAAGGCTAGCATTCATGTGTTTGCAAGCCGATCCGCGGCTTCGACCGACCATGAGACAAGTTTCCCAGGAGCTCCGCATTCGAGTACCACTAGAAATGACATTCTCTGCGGTCAGCTTGGAGCAACTTCGTGATCTCAATGGCAGGAAATTTCAAGGATCGCAAGGGGATTGTAAGTTTTGAAGTTAGCTTTCATGTGCACTGTTTGTTTGTTTGGCCTGTAAGTTGCTAGCAAAAAATTAACACCCTTGCTCAGAAAAGTTGCTCCTCTTTTGCGAGCCAATCAGAAGTATAATTGCCAATCTTATTCGACAATTTTTATTATCTTCTTATTTCTCACCTGTCCGCCATGTGAATTTTTTTCACTGCAGAGCCTACTTACCTATGAGCATCTTTGGAATGCTGCGCGTCGGTGGTCGTACTTTGGAGTCGAAGCATCAGAAATAATTGTGGGAAGGCTTCTGTCGTCGTCGTCTCATTTTCCTATTATCTTCCAGCTTGTTGCATTGCGATGATGAAACAATTTGCACAATGCATCGGATTGATACGGTTCGATGTGGTTTTCTCTTGCAAAAGCGATAGTGACACTACTATCTCCGAATTTTGTCTAGTGTGTCTGGCGTGCAATGTCAGTTTCACGCTTTTAGTGATTAAATTAGGTTTCTTGACTTTCGTATAATATGTAATGTAATTTCTAAGTTTCCATAGTTCTATTATTTTAATAAGCTGACGTGGGACACTAACTCAATAAAAAGTCACACCATGTGGAGAATAGCAAGGATGATAATGACTCCGAAAACTAGTCGAATCATGTAATAAATTGTGAAAATGAAGAGTGGGAAACgttattgaaatttgaaaaattcaatattGAATATACATGCCAAGCGTGGAATAACATTACAAACTAAATACAAGTTGGAGAGCTTGACGTCATCATCCCCCGACAATACCAATGATGTGCTTGTAAGCTAATCCACAATTAGCTATGTTTGTTTCCATCTATGGTTagaggaaattttttataatcatGTTTTTGACTAATGGGTTACAAGTCATGACTCTCATTGACGCAAAAGTTAACCACATATAAATTTAGATgttactaaagaaaaaaaaaatggatgatgcCCATAATGCATAGCCTATCAacactcctttttctttttggaattttttactttctttcctaGTGTATGCACAAAAATCATTAATCTAAAAGCTTTCCAAACTAAATTGATGAGGATTACTTAATTAGTCAGAAGTTGTTGAACATATGGTATTCAAAATGTTAAGAAGTGTCCCTAGAATACCTGTTAAGGATCATTAATTGTGTTTTCAGAATGTAACATTTTTATCTGAAGTAGATCGCTTTATggaaaaatgccttttcaagtTTCAAGATAGTCTCATATGTTTTTACTATTAGTGTATCTTGACTAATGCACCAAGAAAATTTGTCAGTAACACTCCTATAACCAcgattaataaagaaaaggttGTCACAATCCTCCTGACCCCAGTGGGTTTGATAGATTGGTAGGTGGGCACAAATAATCCTCTTACTAGGTAGACATTTCACTTAGTACGGACTCTTCCAAACTCTACCAATTGCAACTTCATCTTCTCATTAATGTTAACAATTGGTTTTACTCTAGAAGTCACCACAAATTTATTACGGATCAATTAGAAGGTAAGTAAGACTCAGGAGTCTATCTATCCCTTTTATCCCTTAAGATACATAAGACAAGTAATCATGAGTCATTTAGACAATCATATATAATCTAacaatatcaaaacaaatatagTGCCGTAAAGGAGAGAACTCGAGCCATATCGGGCCAAATTAAAAATGGGTTGATTATTAAGACCCGTGACTAGACTCCAATGAGCTATGAATGAATTTAAATGTGTAACCAACCTAGTCTAATGAATGCGGATCCCTAGCTAGATGATGACAATgacatattaaaaaaatagaatgaaaTTAAGCTTGAAAACTAAGTTTTATGATGCAGATGTTATCTAAATGCATTTTCTATATTTTGATCTTCTTTtaattcctttcattttccttcatgAATAACTTAAGGCCTAAACGAGACTAAATACACCCTACGGCAGCAAACGAGCTATGATAGTAGAACCGGGCCTAAACATGATGCAAACCTAGAATTTGTCAGGAGAACATGGAAATATACATAGTGTCACGCCTTGACCCTAAAGTGCACAACATCCCTCATTCCTTatatgacatcctgaaatttcaattatgttttcaattgagtGAATCAGGCCTTTCATTGACGCGAttatagtgctattctttgagctgatcactcttgagataactagactatctgggaaagtcattaagagattttaatgcaatagacttaagaattcgaccagaaatcgactactcgaccgtgctaatctgcagagatcattacggcatagttaaaagtcgattagagattagagataggttggttcaaCAGAGATATGTgactaaacgtgggtgattccaccaaattacaaaattctcgtcgactgatactaaattgatttttctatcgttttggtaccctatgtccgtaattgaaacctcgagattttcatgatcacCGAGaatcaccaatgtgtcgaagagatTCAatatggctcgaagaaaatcaaccatgggtcaattgcactaataatttctaaaagctacccgataacctaagtcacgctaaaatcacgccagattgaaattaaccgcgaatttgaatccgattttagaaattgaaagttctgtcatgtcacaagtcattttaggaatgtcgactcatcctccgaagatttttctgcaaactgagGTTTTTGCCGAAAAGTCAATATAGAgccgtttttgtccagaaaattcATGGGATCTTTTTTTATCGCGTTTTTGTGATGCAAGTTGGTTCCATTGGCgagaaaaaatgtcaatttgatcgaggacGTGATGGTGGAAGTTTTGAGGGCcgaattgatttgattcaagtagaaattggagaggaattgagggaaatttgtacaaaattcgtagcccccatgCCCTCAATATTTTGGACCATCTCAATGG
Above is a window of Eucalyptus grandis isolate ANBG69807.140 chromosome 9, ASM1654582v1, whole genome shotgun sequence DNA encoding:
- the LOC104420438 gene encoding MDIS1-interacting receptor like kinase 2, translating into MDLSHNYLYGELSWKWESCRNLTSLTISNNNISGEIPAVFGKMTRLQKLDLSSNNLSGVIPRELASLQFLLDLILNSNRITGDIPNEIGFLSKLEHLNLASNNFRGSIPAQFVQCTNLLSLNLSKNKLEGTIPSEIGNVRFLEVLDLSQNQLTGRIPQELGKLRVLETMNVSHNSLLGSIPETFGDMLALTIIDVSYNNLEGPLPNVKAFNEAPFEAIQHNKRLCGNVEALQKCDSPMSKKGNGDGGRGTTAIPVLTFLGFLLLASIVILLLIFVRRPRKNIKREDIGRLNDLDFLCILNFDGKAFYKQILEATEEFDSKFYVGEGAYGIVYKAEISTGQIVAVKKISSSPEEEILDFVSFEREIQALSNIRHRNIVKLYGFCSHL